Proteins encoded together in one Carassius auratus strain Wakin chromosome 32, ASM336829v1, whole genome shotgun sequence window:
- the LOC113052541 gene encoding glycogen phosphorylase, brain form-like isoform X2, with the protein MDLTTLPDKVAIQLNDAHPALTIPELMRILMDDEKLTWDTAWDITVCTCAYTNHTVLPEALECWPGDLFQNLLPRHLEIIYERISALYPGYYGRLRRMSLIEEDGQKKINMAHLCIVGSHAVNGMAQIHSDIIKDTVSSCHHPLHSPSLFSLNVLSVLWVTTHTKQSCCFP; encoded by the exons ATGGATCTGACCACACTGCCAGATAAG GTTGCTATACAGCTGAATGACGCTCATCCTGCGCTGACCATCCCTGAACTGATGAGAATACTGATGGATGATGAGAAACTAACCTGGGACACG GCTTGGGACATCACTGTGTGTACTTGTGCTTATACTAACCACACTGTGTTACCAGAAGCTCTGGAATGCTGGCCTGGCGACCTGTTCCAAAACCTTCTGCCCCGTCACCTAGAGATCATCTACGAG AGGATCTCTGCGCTGTACCCTGGCTATTATGGTCGTTTAAGACGCATGTCCCTTATTGAGGAGGACGGACAGAAGAAGATCAACATGGCTCATCTCTGCATCGTTGGCTCTCACGCAGTCAATGGCATGGCACAAATCCACTCAGACATTATTAAAGACACTGT CTCCAGCTGCCACCATCCCCTTCATTCCCCGTCTTTGTTCTCTCTGAATGTTTTGTCTGTATTGTGGGTGACAACACACACCAAACAGTCCTGCTGCTTCCCTTGA
- the LOC113052541 gene encoding glycogen phosphorylase, brain form-like isoform X1 has product MDLTTLPDKVAIQLNDAHPALTIPELMRILMDDEKLTWDTAWDITVCTCAYTNHTVLPEALECWPGDLFQNLLPRHLEIIYEVSRRHLARISALYPGYYGRLRRMSLIEEDGQKKINMAHLCIVGSHAVNGMAQIHSDIIKDTVSSCHHPLHSPSLFSLNVLSVLWVTTHTKQSCCFP; this is encoded by the exons ATGGATCTGACCACACTGCCAGATAAG GTTGCTATACAGCTGAATGACGCTCATCCTGCGCTGACCATCCCTGAACTGATGAGAATACTGATGGATGATGAGAAACTAACCTGGGACACG GCTTGGGACATCACTGTGTGTACTTGTGCTTATACTAACCACACTGTGTTACCAGAAGCTCTGGAATGCTGGCCTGGCGACCTGTTCCAAAACCTTCTGCCCCGTCACCTAGAGATCATCTACGAGGTTAGCCGACGTCACCTGGCG AGGATCTCTGCGCTGTACCCTGGCTATTATGGTCGTTTAAGACGCATGTCCCTTATTGAGGAGGACGGACAGAAGAAGATCAACATGGCTCATCTCTGCATCGTTGGCTCTCACGCAGTCAATGGCATGGCACAAATCCACTCAGACATTATTAAAGACACTGT CTCCAGCTGCCACCATCCCCTTCATTCCCCGTCTTTGTTCTCTCTGAATGTTTTGTCTGTATTGTGGGTGACAACACACACCAAACAGTCCTGCTGCTTCCCTTGA